The following proteins are encoded in a genomic region of Triticum dicoccoides isolate Atlit2015 ecotype Zavitan chromosome 1B, WEW_v2.0, whole genome shotgun sequence:
- the LOC119305435 gene encoding protein DETOXIFICATION 49-like — MIMTGLILYVRPMISMLFLGRLGELALAGGSLAMGFANITGYSVLSGLASGMEPVCGQAVGAKNLPLVGATMQRMVLFLLAVSVPVAFLWFQMEPLLLLCGQHAAISAAAQRYILFCLPDLLFQSFLHPLRIYLRTQSINLPLTTCATLAVALHLPINYLLVSVLGLGVEGVALASAWTNLNLVLFLLGYVYVSGVHHATGGFSLSCKLFKDDVAAWVRLARLAVESCASVCLEWWWYEIMILLCGLLANPEATVASMGVLIQTTSLLYIFPSSLSFGVSTRVSNELGANRPAAARAVATAGLALSALQGVISFLFAVAVRNVWARMFTTDAAILALTASVLPILGMCELGNCPQTTGCGVLRGSARPKDGAHVNLAAFYGVGMPVALGLAFWAGMDFRGLWLGLLAAQAACVTVMLVVIGRTDWDRQAVLAQVLAGVADDIEHGGYVNGNGGKDASECVKVAAPDGDEDSSLLITVVGLTGAP; from the coding sequence ATGATCATGACGGGGCTCATACTCTACGTCCGTCCGATGATCTCGATGCTGTTCCTCGGCCGGCTCGGCGAGCTGGCCCTTGCCGGCGGGTCCCTCGCCATGGGCTTCGCCAACATAACCGGGTACTCAGTCCTGTCCGGCCTCGCCTCGGGCATGGAACCTGTGTGTGGCCAGGCCGTCGGCGCCAAGAACCTGCCCCTCGTCGGCGCCACCATGCAGCGGATGGTGctcttcctcctcgccgtctcCGTGCCTGTCGCCTTCCTATGGTTTCAGATGGAGccgcttctcctgctttgcggccagCATGCCGCCATCTCCGCGGCGGCGCAGCGCTACATTCTCTTCTGCCTGCCCGACCTCCTCTTCCAGTCCTTCTTGCACCCGCTCCGTATCTACCTCCGCACGCAGTCCATAAACCTCCCGCTCACCACCTGCGCCACGCTCGCTGTCGCCCTCCACCTCCCCATCAACTACCTCCTCGTATCAGTGCTCGGGCTCGGCGTCGAAGGAGTTGCACTCGCCTCCGCCTGGACCAACCTCAACCTCGTGCTCTTCCTCCTCGGTTATGTCTACGTCTCCGGCGTGCACCATGCCACCGGGGGCTTCTCGCTGTCATGCAAGCTTTTCAAGGACGATGTTGCCGCGTGGGTGCGGCTGGCCAGGCTCGCCGTCGAGAGCTGCGCGAGCGTGTGCCTCGAGTGGTGGTGGTATGAGATCATGATCCTGCTGTGCGGCCTCCTGGCCAATCCCGAAGCCACCGTCGCCTCCATGGGGGTGCTTATCCAGACCACATCGCTGCTCTACATCTTCCCGTCGTCTCTCAGCTTCGGCGTGTCGACCCGGGTCAGCAACGAGCTCGGCGCGAACCGTCCAGCTGCGGCGCGCGCCGTGGCCACCGCGGGGCTCGCGCTGAGCGCACTACAGGGCGTCATCTCCTTCCTGTTCGCCGTGGCTGTGCGCAACGTGTGGGCGCGCATGTTCACGACGGACGCGGCCATCCTCGCGCTCACGGCCTCCGTGCTTCCTATCCTCGGGATGTGCGAGCTCGGCAACTGCCCTCAGACCACCGGATGCGGCGTGCTCCGAGGGAGCGCACGGCCCAAGGACGGCGCGCACGTCAACCTCGCCGCCTTCTACGGCGTCGGCATGCCCGTTGCCCTCGGGCTCGCGTTCTGGGCCGGCATGGACTTCAGGGGGCTCTGGCTTGGCCTTCTCGCCGCGCAGGCGGCGTGTGTCACGGTGATGCTCGTGGTGATCGGGCGCACGGACTGGGACAGACAGGCTGTCCTGGCGCAGGTGCTCGCCGGAGTCGCCGACGACATCGAACACGGAGGCTATGTCAACGGAAACGGTGGGAAAGACGCGAGCGAGTGCGTCAAGGTTGCGGCGCCCGACGGCGATGAGGACTCCAGCTTGCTCATCACTGTGGTAGGACTGACCGGCGCGCCTTGA